One Pelotomaculum isophthalicicum JI genomic region harbors:
- a CDS encoding DUF1659 domain-containing protein, whose protein sequence is MAVNKVPAASTLRLELRVGVSASGNPVIRNKNLANVKSTASDQDLYDVAAALAALQQYPLNGISRVDNAQLVQA, encoded by the coding sequence ATGGCTGTAAACAAGGTCCCCGCCGCTTCAACACTCAGGCTGGAACTACGCGTGGGTGTCAGCGCCAGCGGCAACCCGGTTATCCGTAACAAGAACCTGGCCAACGTCAAATCCACAGCGTCCGACCAGGATCTGTATGACGTCGCGGCAGCGCTGGCCGCCCTGCAGCAGTACCCGCTGAACGGCATTTCGCGCGTCGACAACGCCCAACTGGTTCAGGCTTAG
- a CDS encoding DUF2922 domain-containing protein, whose product MATTTDQTLRMVFRNQEGKNVTITLDNPKENLTAAEIETAMDLVIARNIFTSTGGDIVAKQDIRVISNTTNDLYDPPA is encoded by the coding sequence TTGGCTACTACGACTGACCAGACCCTGCGCATGGTTTTCCGCAACCAGGAAGGTAAAAACGTTACCATTACCTTGGACAATCCCAAGGAAAACTTGACTGCGGCAGAAATCGAGACAGCCATGGACTTGGTTATCGCCCGGAACATCTTTACCAGCACGGGCGGAGACATTGTCGCCAAGCAGGACATCAGGGTTATCAGCAACACCACAAACGATCTGTATGACCCGCCCGCCTAG